The following coding sequences lie in one Glycine soja cultivar W05 chromosome 16, ASM419377v2, whole genome shotgun sequence genomic window:
- the LOC114389246 gene encoding TMV resistance protein N-like isoform X2, translated as MALGSCSSSFNYDVFLSFRGADTRHGFTGNLYKALDDKGIYTFIDDEELQSGEEITPALLKAIQESRIAITVLSINYASSWFCLDELAHILECFKSKNLLVVPVFYKVDPSDVRHQKGSYGEALAKHQERFNHNMEKLEYWKKALHQVANLSGFHFKHGEGYEYEFIGRIVELVSGKINHAPLPVADYLVGLESRLLEVTKLLDVESDDGVYMIGIHGIGGIGKSTLAIAVYNLIACHFDGSCFLIDLREKSNKQGLQHLQSILLWEILGEKEINLASVEQGASIIQHRLQRKKVLLILDDVDKHEQLQAIVGRPCRFGPGSRVIITTRDKQLLASHGVKRTYEVKLLNENNALQLLTWKSFKTEKVDPSYKEVLNDVVIYASGLPLALEVIGSNLFGKSIEEWKSAIKQYKRIPSIQILEILKVSFDALEEEQKNVFLDIACCFNRYALTEVVDILRAHYGDCMKYHIGVLVEKSLIKKFSWYGRLPRVTMHDLIQDMGKEIVRQESRKEPEKRSRLWLLEDIIQVLEDNKGTSQIEIICLDFPSFGKEEIVELNTKAFKKMKNLKTLIIRNGKFSKGPKYLPNNLRVLEWWRYPSHCLPSDFHLKKLAICKLPYSSISSFELDGLWKD; from the exons ATGGCTTTGGGATCATGTTCCTCTTCCTTCAactatgatgttttcctcaGCTTCAGAGGCGCAGACACACGTCATGGTTTTACTGGAAATCTTTACAAAGCTCTTGATGACAAGGGAATCTACACTTTCATTGATGATGAGGAACTTCAGAGTGGAGAGGAAATAACACCAGCACTTCTGAAGGCAATTCAAGAGTCCAGGATTGCCATCACTGTGCTCTCTATAAATTATGCTTCTTCCTGGTTTTGCTTAGATGAACTTGCTCACATTCTTGAGTGCTTTAAGAGCAAAAATCTGTTGGTTGTGCCAGTTTTTTATAAGGTGGATCCTTCTGATGTCAGACACCAGAAAGGTAGTTATGGAGAAGCATTGGCTAAGCATCAGGAAAGGTTCAACCACAACATGGAGAAGTTGGAGTATTGGAAGAAGGCTCTGCATCAAGTAGCTAACTTGTCTGGCTTTCATTTCAAACACGG AGAAGGGTATGAATACGAGTTTATTGGGAGGATTGTTGAGTTGGTCTCCGGCAAGATTAATCATGCTCCTTTGCCCGTTGCAGATTACCTGGTTGGACTAGAGTCAAGATTACTAGAAGTAACAAAGCTTTTGGATGTTGAATCTGATGATGGTGTCTACATGATAGGGATCCATGGAATTGGCGGGATAGGAAAATCAACACTTGCTATAGCCGTTTATAATTTGATTGCTTGCCATTTTGATGGTTCATGTTTTCTTAtagatttgagagaaaaatcaaacaaacaggGGTTACAACACCTCCAGAGCATCCTTCTTTGGGAAATACTTGGAGAGAAGGAAATCAACCTAGCAAGTGTTGAACAAGGAGCTTCAATTATACAACATAGGCTTCAGCGAAAGAAGGTTCTCTTGATTCTAGATGATGTTGACAAGCATGAACAATTACAGGCTATTGTTGGAAGACCTTGTCGGTTTGGTCCAGGCAGTAGAGTCATCATCACCACTCGGGACAAACAACTGCTAGCATCTCATGGGGTTAAAAGAACATATGAAGTGAAACTATTGAATGAGAACAATGCTCTTCAATTGCTTACTTGGAAGTCTTTTAAAACAGAAAAGGTTGATCCAAGTTATAAGGAGGTCTTGAATGATGTAGTAATTTATGCTTCTGGCCTTCCATTAGCCTTGGAAGTGATAGGTTCCAACTTGTTTGGGAAAAGCATAGAAGAATGGAAATCTGCTATCAAACAATATAAAAGAATTCCTAGCATTCAAATCCTAGAGATACTTAAAGTAAGCTTTGATGCTTTGGAGGAAGAACAAAAGAATGTTTTCCTTGACATTGCCTGTTGCTTCAATAGATATGCTTTGACAGAGGTTGTAGATATACTTCGCGCTCATTATGGTGATTGCATGAAATATCATATTGGAGTGTTGGTTgaaaaatctcttataaaaaaGTTTAGTTGGTATGGTAGATTACCTAGAGTTACAATGCATGACTTGATTCAGGACATGGGTAAAGAAATTGTCAGGCAAGAATCACGGAAAGAGCCAGAGAAGCGCAGTAGACTGTGGTTACTGGAAGATATAATTCAAGTTTTGGAAGACAACAAG GGAACTAGTCAAATTGAAATCATATGTCTAGACTTCCCCAGCTTTGGCAAAGAAGAAATAGTAGAATTAAATACAAAGGCTTTCAAGAAGATGAAAAACCTCAAAACGCTTATTATTAGAAATGGTAAATTTTCCAAAGGTCCCAAGTATCTTCCAAATAATTTGAGAGTACTGGAATGGTGGAGATATCCTTCACATTGTTTACCATCTGATTTTCATCTGAAAAAACTTGCCATATGCAAGTTACCCTATAGTTCTATTTCGTCATTTGAGTTGGATGGCTTATGGAAG GATTAG
- the LOC114389246 gene encoding TMV resistance protein N-like isoform X1 — protein sequence MALGSCSSSFNYDVFLSFRGADTRHGFTGNLYKALDDKGIYTFIDDEELQSGEEITPALLKAIQESRIAITVLSINYASSWFCLDELAHILECFKSKNLLVVPVFYKVDPSDVRHQKGSYGEALAKHQERFNHNMEKLEYWKKALHQVANLSGFHFKHGEGYEYEFIGRIVELVSGKINHAPLPVADYLVGLESRLLEVTKLLDVESDDGVYMIGIHGIGGIGKSTLAIAVYNLIACHFDGSCFLIDLREKSNKQGLQHLQSILLWEILGEKEINLASVEQGASIIQHRLQRKKVLLILDDVDKHEQLQAIVGRPCRFGPGSRVIITTRDKQLLASHGVKRTYEVKLLNENNALQLLTWKSFKTEKVDPSYKEVLNDVVIYASGLPLALEVIGSNLFGKSIEEWKSAIKQYKRIPSIQILEILKVSFDALEEEQKNVFLDIACCFNRYALTEVVDILRAHYGDCMKYHIGVLVEKSLIKKFSWYGRLPRVTMHDLIQDMGKEIVRQESRKEPEKRSRLWLLEDIIQVLEDNKGTSQIEIICLDFPSFGKEEIVELNTKAFKKMKNLKTLIIRNGKFSKGPKYLPNNLRVLEWWRYPSHCLPSDFHLKKLAICKLPYSSISSFELDGLWKVPSSIVLMPELTESFVVGLKGWQWLKQEKGEEKTGSTVSSEVERLTVSSCNLCDEFFSIDFTWFAHMKKLCLSENNFTILPECIKECQFLRILDVCHCKHLREIRGIPPNLKHFFAINCKSLTSSSISKFLNQELHEAGNTVLFARR from the exons ATGGCTTTGGGATCATGTTCCTCTTCCTTCAactatgatgttttcctcaGCTTCAGAGGCGCAGACACACGTCATGGTTTTACTGGAAATCTTTACAAAGCTCTTGATGACAAGGGAATCTACACTTTCATTGATGATGAGGAACTTCAGAGTGGAGAGGAAATAACACCAGCACTTCTGAAGGCAATTCAAGAGTCCAGGATTGCCATCACTGTGCTCTCTATAAATTATGCTTCTTCCTGGTTTTGCTTAGATGAACTTGCTCACATTCTTGAGTGCTTTAAGAGCAAAAATCTGTTGGTTGTGCCAGTTTTTTATAAGGTGGATCCTTCTGATGTCAGACACCAGAAAGGTAGTTATGGAGAAGCATTGGCTAAGCATCAGGAAAGGTTCAACCACAACATGGAGAAGTTGGAGTATTGGAAGAAGGCTCTGCATCAAGTAGCTAACTTGTCTGGCTTTCATTTCAAACACGG AGAAGGGTATGAATACGAGTTTATTGGGAGGATTGTTGAGTTGGTCTCCGGCAAGATTAATCATGCTCCTTTGCCCGTTGCAGATTACCTGGTTGGACTAGAGTCAAGATTACTAGAAGTAACAAAGCTTTTGGATGTTGAATCTGATGATGGTGTCTACATGATAGGGATCCATGGAATTGGCGGGATAGGAAAATCAACACTTGCTATAGCCGTTTATAATTTGATTGCTTGCCATTTTGATGGTTCATGTTTTCTTAtagatttgagagaaaaatcaaacaaacaggGGTTACAACACCTCCAGAGCATCCTTCTTTGGGAAATACTTGGAGAGAAGGAAATCAACCTAGCAAGTGTTGAACAAGGAGCTTCAATTATACAACATAGGCTTCAGCGAAAGAAGGTTCTCTTGATTCTAGATGATGTTGACAAGCATGAACAATTACAGGCTATTGTTGGAAGACCTTGTCGGTTTGGTCCAGGCAGTAGAGTCATCATCACCACTCGGGACAAACAACTGCTAGCATCTCATGGGGTTAAAAGAACATATGAAGTGAAACTATTGAATGAGAACAATGCTCTTCAATTGCTTACTTGGAAGTCTTTTAAAACAGAAAAGGTTGATCCAAGTTATAAGGAGGTCTTGAATGATGTAGTAATTTATGCTTCTGGCCTTCCATTAGCCTTGGAAGTGATAGGTTCCAACTTGTTTGGGAAAAGCATAGAAGAATGGAAATCTGCTATCAAACAATATAAAAGAATTCCTAGCATTCAAATCCTAGAGATACTTAAAGTAAGCTTTGATGCTTTGGAGGAAGAACAAAAGAATGTTTTCCTTGACATTGCCTGTTGCTTCAATAGATATGCTTTGACAGAGGTTGTAGATATACTTCGCGCTCATTATGGTGATTGCATGAAATATCATATTGGAGTGTTGGTTgaaaaatctcttataaaaaaGTTTAGTTGGTATGGTAGATTACCTAGAGTTACAATGCATGACTTGATTCAGGACATGGGTAAAGAAATTGTCAGGCAAGAATCACGGAAAGAGCCAGAGAAGCGCAGTAGACTGTGGTTACTGGAAGATATAATTCAAGTTTTGGAAGACAACAAG GGAACTAGTCAAATTGAAATCATATGTCTAGACTTCCCCAGCTTTGGCAAAGAAGAAATAGTAGAATTAAATACAAAGGCTTTCAAGAAGATGAAAAACCTCAAAACGCTTATTATTAGAAATGGTAAATTTTCCAAAGGTCCCAAGTATCTTCCAAATAATTTGAGAGTACTGGAATGGTGGAGATATCCTTCACATTGTTTACCATCTGATTTTCATCTGAAAAAACTTGCCATATGCAAGTTACCCTATAGTTCTATTTCGTCATTTGAGTTGGATGGCTTATGGAAG GTGCCAAGTAGCATTGTCCTGATGCCGGAATTGACTGAAAGCTTCGTTGTGGGATTGAAAGGGTGGCAATGGCTAAAACAGGAAAAGGGTGAAGAAAAAACGGGGTCAACAGTATCTTCAGAGGTAGAAAGGCTTACTGTCTCAAGTTGCAACCTCtgtgatgaatttttttcaatagaTTTTACTTGGTTTGCACATATGAAGAAATTATGTCTATCCGAGAATAATTTCACAATCCTTCCTGAATGCATCAAAGAATGTCAATTTTTAAGGATACTTGATGTATGCCACTGCAAGCATCTTCGGGAAATTAGAGGGATTCCACCAAACTTAAAGCATTTCTTTGCAATAAACTGTAAATCATTGACTTCCTCAAGTATAAGCAAGTTCCTAAATCAG GAACTGCATGAAGCTGgaaacactgttttgtttgccAGGAGATAG